One region of Quercus lobata isolate SW786 chromosome 2, ValleyOak3.0 Primary Assembly, whole genome shotgun sequence genomic DNA includes:
- the LOC115960289 gene encoding uncharacterized protein LOC115960289: protein MELGATCRTSRFTSYERLVVIGLALLAVLSPLYIDRKLESDEEPEEEPFSLVSWLPLLLLVLILAIVLSHYLDQSCSRFDPYWIHRVGGSSCGIILILLVLILVLKCKGSVKNWEAWLK from the coding sequence ATGGAGCTTGGAGCTACATGCAGAACAAGTAGGTTTACTTCATATGAGAGGCTGGTGGTAATAGGCTTGGCTCTTCTAGCTGTGCTTTCTCCTCTCTATATTGACCGGAAACTGGAAAGTGATGAAGAACCTGAGGAGGAGCCCTTCAGTCTTGTTTCTTGGTTGCCTCTGCTGCTCTTGGTGTTGATCTTGGCCATTGTTTTGTCACATTACTTAGATCAGAGCTGTAGCAGGTTTGATCCTTATTGGATTCACAGAGTTGGTGGCTCTTCTTGTGGTATCATTTTGATTCTCTTGGTGCTTATACTGGTTTTGAAGTGCAAAGGTTCTGTAAAGAACTGGGAGGCCTGGcttaaatga